A window from Garra rufa chromosome 14, GarRuf1.0, whole genome shotgun sequence encodes these proteins:
- the samsn1a gene encoding SAM domain-containing protein SAMSN-1a, producing MNLFCFSLEGSMDSLYEAVQESCEAQVYTIPSRSCSPAVLSDDATKWRSVGHSISMEISQINSDNTRKKKQSSLPKSVSENKALDNTVCTNSVWPVAKKQEDLVLMRNNQNEDMVRAIRRSESQTISRNIQPEIPIQIVYYEGCNPNQDRLSSRQNGMPETAIADTTQLRETRMKKVERKSSKRATPTQETKVSSKAHIKGAKGVMCDTAGGSRVTETAPARHRWSNPTETALNWVPANNTCLPPCNEYRVHICDRTTSTTPGRGDKINVQNSKKDSLPRGVVRSSTSVDFCASNRSTSFGRFDTFRNQHSPSRLEENGAPEAEGESTAENCEKPGSLGKKMKAISMTMRKRMAKKHVKSVSEDMGDDTEGETENGSPAEKSSDHTSNSLESLYSGQSSSSGVASNSDVSSNRDSLKLEEEVPYTGQFCGRAKVHTDFVPSPYDTDSLKLKVGDIINIISKPPMGIWTGMLNNKVGNFKFIYVDVLPEKEKEEEVAPKIRPVKVCKKPRPNTLLELLERLHLEEYASSLLLNGYQTVDDLKHLKERHLIELNVTDPEHRQRLLAASDCLYVTNKDEEGEMKGNEEEDEDNDCPRDSGCFIPAECPDS from the exons GAGGGCTCAATGGACAGCCTGTACGAGGCCGTGCAGGAGTCCTGTGAGGCTCAGGTGTACACCATCCCTAGCAGGTCCTGCAGCCCAGCTGTTCTCTCAGATGACGCCACCAAATGGAGGAGCGTGGGGCATTCCATCTCTATG GAAATTTCACAGATAAACTCAGACAACActagaaaaaagaaacaaag TTCTCTGCCAAAATCTGTTTCTGAAAATAAAGCTTTAG ATAATACCGTCTGCACTAATTCTGTCTGGCCCGTTGCCAAAAAGCAGGAAGATTTAGTCCTCATGAGGAACAATCAGAATGAAG ATATGGTGAGAGCTATAAGAAGGTCTGAAAGCCAGACCATTTCAAGAAACATACAGCCAGAGATTCCCATCCAG ATTGTCTATTATGAAGGGTGTAATCCAAACCAAGACCGGCTAAGCAGCAGACAGAATGGCATG CCTGAGACAGCAATTGCAGACACAACACAACTAAGAGAGACACGGATGAAAAAAGTAGAGAGGAAAAGCAGTAAAAGAGCAACTCCAACACAAGAAACAAAAG TGTCTTCCAAAGCTCACATCAAAGGTGCCAAAGGAGTGATGTGTGACACTGCTGGGGGGTCAAGGGTCACAGAGACAGCGCCCGCCAGACATCGCTGGAGTAATCCCACTGAAACAGCCTTAAACTGGGTGCCAGCCAACAACACCTGTCTACCTCCCTGTAATGAATATCGAGTCCACATCTGTGACCGCACTACATCAACAACCCCAGGTCGAGGAGATAAAATCAACGTTCAAAACTCAAAGAAAGACTCCTTGCCCAGGGGAGTGGTGCGTTCCAGCACCAGTGTGGATTTTTGTGCCTCCAAT CGATCCACCAGTTTTGGAAGATTTGACACATTCAGAAATCAACACTCCCCTTCCAGACTTGAGGAAAATGGAGCACCTGAG GCAGAGGGTGAATCAACAGCTGAAAACTGTGAGAAACCGGGAAGTTTGGGAAAGAAGATGAAGGCCATTTCGATGACGATGCGCAAACGGATGGCCAAGAAACACGTCAAATCCGTCTCTGAGGACATG GGTGATGACACTGAGGGAGAAACAGAAAACGGGTCTCCAGCAGAGAAGAGCTCAGACCACACCAGCAACTCATTAGAAAGCCTCTACAGTGGACAGAGCTCATCCA GTGGTGTGGCTAGCAATTCAGATGTATCCAGTAACAGAGACAGCCTGAAACTAGAGGAGGAAGTGCCCTACACGGGGCAGTTCTGCGGGCGAGCTAAAGTACATACAGACTTTGTCCCTAGTCCATATGATACAGACTCCCTCAAACTGAAG GTGGGAGACATCATTAACATCATAAGTAAACCACCTATGGGCATATGGACTGGCATGCTTAATAATAAAGTGGGaaatttcaagtttatttatgTGGATGTTCTGCCTGAGAAAGAAAAGGAAGAAGAAGTGGCTCCAAAAATCAGACCTGTCAAAGTATGCAAGAAGCCACGACCAAATACACTCTTGGAGTTACTAGAGAGACTTCATTTAGAG GAATATGCATCTTCATTACTCCTCAATGGCTACCAGACAGTAGATGATCTCAAACATCTGAAAGAGAGGCATTTGATTGAGCTAAATGTGACCGATCCAGAACACAGACAGAGGTTGCTGGCTGCTTCAGACTGCCTCTATGTCACAAACA AAGACGAAGAAGGAGAAATGAAGGGCAATGAGGAGGAAGATGAAGATAATGACTGTCCCAGAGACTCAGGTTGTTTTATTCCTGCAGAGTGTCCTGACAGCTGA
- the hspa13 gene encoding heat shock 70 kDa protein 13: protein MAGEMSIIGSVILALFLAGYLGQQYLPPPKPRVIGLDLGTTFCSVGFFQPGTGEIEVLGDDKGRKSIPSVVSFTPTGVFSGHEGQELSDINPQNTIYDAKRFIGKIFDQETLNKESARYPFKVIYNNGSAEFLVSTNSTFTVTPEFIGSRLLLTMKMMAEKQLGVLIEKAVISVPAEFDERQRNYTIRAANLAGLDILRVINEPTAAAMAYGLHKAEVFNVLVVDLGGGTLDVSLLNKQGGMFLTRAMAGNNKLGGQDFTQRLLQYSIERVRQQYGVPPTLKEDIHLLRQAVEAAKLNLTQQPHVHLQVPLHLQTTGANGAQEEKILFQEKLTRELFEELNADLFQKILAPIETVLIEGHLEKQEVDEIVLVGGSTRIPRIRQLISQYFGKEPNTSVDPDLAVVTGVAIQAGIMGGSWPLQVSAIEIPNRHLRKTNFS, encoded by the exons ATGGCCGGAGAAATGTCCATAATAG GTTCTGTCATCCTGGCATTGTTCCTGGCAGGATATCTGGGACAGCAGTACCTGCCCCCTCCAAAACCCAGGGTGATTGGGTTGGATCTTGGGACCACGTTCTGCTCTGTGGGATTTTTTCAGCCTGGCACAGGCGAGATTGAGGTTTTAGGAGATGACAAAGGTCGTAAAAGCATTCCAAGTGTGGTGTCATTTACCCCCACCGGTGTGTTTTCTGGACATGAGGGTCAGGAATTGTCTGACATAAATCCTCAAAACACAATCTATGATGCTAAGAGATTTATAGGAAAGATTTTCGACCAAGAGACTTTAAACAAAGAGAGCGCGCGATACCCATTTAAG GTGATATACAACAATGGGAGTGCAGAATTTTTAGTCTCTACAAATAGCACATTCACAGTTACTCCTGAATTCATCGGATCCCGTCTTCTGCTGACAATGAAGATGATGGCAGAGAAGCAACTGGGAGTACTAATCGAGAAAGCCGTCATATCAGTGCCAGCAGAGTTTGATGAGAGGCAAAGAAACTACACCATAAGAGCTGCTAACCTAGCTG GGCTGGACATCCTGCGGGTGATCAACGAGCCCACAGCGGCAGCGATGGCTTATGGACTGCATAAAGCAGAAGTGTTTAATGTGCTGGTGGTGGATCTGGGAGGAGGAACACTAGATGTGTCACTTCTCAATAAGCAGGGTGGCATGTTCCTTACCAGAGCAATGGCAG GTAACAACAAACTTGGAGGGCAGGACTTCACCCAGCGTCTGCTGCAATACTCCATCGAACGAGTGCGACAACAGTACGGCGTGCCTCCTACTCTTAAAGAAGACATCCACCTTCTCCGCCAGGCTGTGGAGGCCGCCAAGCTCAATCTCACCCAGCAGCCTCACGTTCACCTCCAAGTTCCTCTTCACCTCCAGACAACGGGAGCGAACGGAGCGCAAGAGGAAAAAATCCTGTTTCAGGAGAAGCTGACGCGAGAGCTCTTTGAGGAGCTAAATGCGGATCTCTTTCAGAAGATTCTGGCACCCATTGAGACTGTCCTCATAGAGGGGCATCTAGAGAAACAGGAAGTGGATGAAATTGTCCTGGTCGGAGGGTCTACGAGAATCCCTCGCATTAGACAGCTTATTAGTCAGTACTTTGGGAAGGAACCAAACACCTCAGTGGATCCTGACCTGGCTGTGGTGACTGGAGTAGCCATTCAAGCAGGCATCATGGGCGGCTCTTGGCCGCTCCAAGTCAGCGCAATTGAAATTCCTAACAGGCACCTTCGCAAGACCAACTTCAGCTGA